Proteins encoded within one genomic window of Thioploca ingrica:
- a CDS encoding phospholipase/carboxylesterase codes for MKTDAIVINPPQPATASVIWLHGLGANGHDFEPIVPELPKDITRYTRFIFPHAPARPITINGGMIMPGWYDVFGMDLTVQQDVQGIRESEQIVHHYLAQEIEQGISTQRIVLAGFSQGGAIVLHTGLRYPQPLAGIMALSTYLPLIDTVAQERHPANQPTPIFLAHGQQDPVIALLHAQRSRTYLEQLGYRVEWHDYPMAHQVNAAEISDISHWLQASLA; via the coding sequence ATGAAAACAGATGCTATTGTTATTAATCCTCCCCAACCGGCTACTGCTAGCGTGATCTGGTTACATGGTTTGGGTGCTAACGGGCATGATTTTGAACCCATTGTCCCAGAATTGCCCAAAGATATTACCCGTTATACCCGGTTTATTTTTCCCCATGCACCGGCGCGTCCGATTACGATTAATGGGGGTATGATCATGCCTGGCTGGTATGATGTTTTCGGTATGGACTTAACGGTACAACAAGATGTTCAAGGCATTCGTGAGTCTGAACAAATAGTGCATCATTATCTCGCTCAAGAAATAGAACAAGGCATATCTACTCAACGGATTGTTTTAGCAGGTTTTTCCCAAGGTGGGGCAATCGTTTTACATACTGGGCTACGTTATCCCCAGCCGTTGGCGGGTATAATGGCACTATCAACCTATTTACCTTTAATAGACACGGTTGCCCAAGAACGTCATCCCGCTAATCAACCAACCCCTATTTTTCTGGCACATGGACAACAAGATCCCGTTATTGCCTTGTTACATGCGCAGCGTAGTCGTACTTATTTAGAACAACTCGGTTACCGAGTAGAATGGCATGATTATCCCATGGCACATCAGGTCAATGCAGCAGAAATAAGCGATATTAGCCATTGGTTACAAGCCAGTCTCGCCTGA
- a CDS encoding UTP-glucose-1-phosphate uridylyltransferase: MEKIKKHIRKAVFPVAGLGTRFLPATKASPKEMLPIVDKPLIQYAAEEAVAAGIEQLIFVTSSSKRAIEDHFDKNQELEDELSRRGKYDLLTMTKHIVPEGVSCIYIRQPEPLGLGHAVLSAKPVVGDEPFAVILADDLIDGEESPCLSQMISIYEKQHCSVIAVENIDRTETDKYGIIEPEKLYEGVNKIKSIIEKPSPERALSTLGVVGRYVLTPAIFEYLEKIGRGAGNEIQLTDAIAQLLLKEQILAYEFQGTRYDCGSKLGYLIATIDYALQHPNLRESFKAHLMTVCKRYNG; encoded by the coding sequence ATGGAGAAAATTAAAAAGCACATTCGCAAAGCAGTTTTTCCAGTTGCTGGCTTAGGAACTCGTTTTTTACCCGCTACTAAAGCGAGCCCCAAAGAAATGTTACCCATTGTCGATAAGCCACTCATTCAATATGCGGCTGAAGAAGCGGTAGCCGCCGGGATTGAGCAACTGATTTTTGTTACCAGCAGCAGTAAACGAGCTATTGAAGATCATTTTGATAAAAATCAAGAATTAGAAGATGAACTCTCCCGCCGCGGTAAATATGACTTATTGACAATGACCAAACACATTGTACCCGAAGGCGTTTCATGTATTTATATTCGTCAACCTGAACCACTGGGATTAGGTCATGCCGTCTTATCAGCTAAGCCAGTAGTGGGTGATGAACCCTTTGCCGTTATTTTAGCAGATGATCTGATTGATGGTGAAGAAAGCCCTTGTTTGTCCCAAATGATTAGCATTTACGAAAAACAACATTGCAGTGTCATTGCTGTTGAAAACATTGATCGTACTGAAACCGATAAATATGGCATCATTGAACCCGAAAAGTTATACGAAGGGGTTAATAAAATCAAAAGCATTATAGAAAAACCTTCCCCAGAACGCGCTCTTTCTACCTTAGGTGTCGTTGGGCGTTATGTGCTGACGCCAGCGATTTTTGAATATTTAGAAAAAATTGGTCGCGGTGCCGGTAATGAAATTCAATTAACCGATGCCATTGCCCAGTTATTATTGAAGGAACAAATTTTAGCTTATGAGTTTCAAGGAACTCGATATGATTGTGGAAGTAAGTTGGGATATTTAATTGCCACTATTGATTATGCGTTACAACATCCTAATCTTCGTGAATCTTTTAAAGCACATTTAATGACGGTGTGTAAACGGTATAACGGATGA
- a CDS encoding membrane protein, protein MKKFLALGYGISCYLLFNGVIFYLIAFTGDFIVPKTVDSGVPVPLVQGLIVNFLLIALFGLQHSLMARPRFKQWWLKIIPISIERSTYVLFSSSALILLCWLWQPLPTLVWQMTHPAGYGVLQGLFWFGWLLSLLATFLISHFDLLGIRQVYLYWQGQPYSPVPFREVLIYKQIRHPIMLGTLIGFWATPTMSVGHLLLALGFSGYIFIGIRLEEKDMLNIHGNFYEKYRQKTSMVMFPFWKVIKGGN, encoded by the coding sequence ATGAAAAAATTTTTAGCGCTGGGTTATGGTATTAGCTGTTACTTACTTTTTAATGGAGTTATTTTCTATTTAATTGCTTTTACTGGCGATTTTATCGTTCCCAAAACGGTGGATTCTGGTGTTCCAGTTCCACTGGTTCAGGGCTTGATTGTTAATTTCTTATTAATCGCTTTATTTGGGTTACAACATTCCCTCATGGCGCGACCCAGATTTAAGCAATGGTGGCTAAAAATAATCCCGATTTCAATAGAACGGAGCACCTATGTACTGTTTTCCAGTAGCGCTTTAATTTTATTGTGTTGGTTATGGCAACCCCTGCCAACCCTCGTTTGGCAAATGACGCATCCCGCCGGCTATGGCGTATTACAGGGATTATTTTGGTTTGGTTGGCTACTGTCTTTATTGGCTACTTTTCTAATTAGTCACTTCGACTTATTAGGAATACGGCAAGTTTATTTATATTGGCAGGGTCAGCCGTATTCACCGGTTCCCTTTAGAGAAGTATTGATTTATAAACAGATTCGACATCCGATTATGTTAGGTACCTTGATCGGTTTTTGGGCAACACCGACTATGAGCGTAGGACATTTACTGCTGGCACTGGGTTTCAGCGGTTACATTTTTATCGGTATTCGTCTTGAAGAGAAAGATATGTTGAATATTCATGGGAATTTTTACGAAAAATATCGCCAAAAAACCTCTATGGTGATGTTTCCTTTTTGGAAAGTCATTAAAGGTGGAAATTAA